In the genome of Dermacentor silvarum isolate Dsil-2018 chromosome 1, BIME_Dsil_1.4, whole genome shotgun sequence, one region contains:
- the LOC119436678 gene encoding cytochrome P450 4c3-like: MEKQSQDRAVQKPLQLRRTVLNGQSTIEKAIDYEVLHSWLGTGLLTSAGTKWKTRRRLLTPSFHFRILESFVQPMNARARNTVEKLRRRCGEPWINIVPLVAECTLNILLETIMGVIPEEKENFCHSYIQAVHYLSSQITFRVQSPWLLVDAIYFRTSYGKAYQKNTEIVHNFTAGVIRERRKELMKNYEEDTVVEEEHEGVYNRKRLLTFLDILLRYSIENDGSISDDDIREEVDTFMFEGHDTTAVAICWSLYMIGLHQDHQRNIHKELDSVLGNDTEKDVTTEHIKELKYLDCVMKECQRLYPSVPIIGRESLEDFKLGDHIIPKGTTIDVFIYALHRDPEVFPDPERFDPSRFLPENISNRHSHAFIPFSAGSRNCIGQRFAAMELKIILATILRNFNVVSLDHRDKLLLSSDLVLRAAGGMRLSFTPRFL, encoded by the exons ACAGTGCTCAATGGTCAAAGCACAATCGAAAAGGCTATTGATTACGAAGTCCTTCATTCGTGGCTAGGCACTGGACTTCTAACAAG cgctggTACAAAATGGAAGACGAGGAGGCGCTTGTTGACACCCTCGTTTCACTTCCGTATTCTCGAATCATTCGTTCAGCCAATGAATGCGCGTGCTCGAAATACTGTGGAGAAGCTGCGACGACGCTGCGGAGAACCTTGGATAAACATTGTGCCACTGGTGGCTGAGTGCACGCTGAACATCCTGTTGG AGACCATCATGGGGGTGATTCCAGAAGAAAAAGAGAACTTCTGTCATTCTTACATTCAAGCGGTTCATTA TTTGTCCAGTCAGATTACTTTTCGGGTGCAGTCACCGTGGTTACTCGTAGATGCCATTTATTTCCGAACCTCCTACGGAAAAGCATACCAGAAAAACACAGAAATCGTTCACAACTTCACAGCAGGG GTCATCAGGGAACGTCGGAAAGAGCTCATGAAAAACTATGAAGAAGACACTGTGGTAGAAGAGGAGCACGAAGGGGTCTACAACAGAAAGCGTCTGCTTACGTTCTTAGATATTCTTCTGCGCTACAGTATCGAAAACGATGGCTCAATTAGCGATGATGACATCAGAGAAGAAGTGGACACGTTCATGTTCGAG GGTCACGATACAACGGCTGTGGCAATATGCTGGTCACTCTATATGATTGGACTGCATCAGGACCACCAGAGAAACATTCACAAGGAATTGGATTCTGTTCTGGGCAACGACACCGAAAAAGACGTCACCACTGAGCACATCAAGGAGCTCAAGTATTTGGACTGCGTCATGAAG gaATGTCAGCGACTCTACCCATCGGTACCAATTATTGGCCGAGAAAGCCTGGAAGACTTCAAGCTAG GAGACCATATAATTCCAAAAGGCACAACGATCGACGTTTTTATTTACGCGCTTCATCGAGATCCAGAAGTTTTCCCAGACCCAGAGCGGTTTGACCCCAGTCGCTTCCTGCCGGAGAATATCAGCAACCGTCATTCACACGCTTTCATCCCGTTCTCGGCTGGCTCAAGAAACTGCATTG GTCAGCGGTTTGCAGCAATGGAGCTGAAGATTATTCTCGCCACCATCTTACGGAACTTCAACGTGGTGTCATTGGATCACCGTGACAAGTTACTGCTCTCCAGTGACCTTGTGTTGAGAGCAGCTGGTGGAATGAGGCTTTCTTTTACGCCAAGGTTtctttaa